AAAATTGAATCTAAAAGAATTTGGTTTGATACCCATTGTCATAAAAGGCAGAAGTGTGGGAGTGATATTTGTAGATAACTATATCAGTAAGAAGAAAATTGACGACGATACCATCCAGGCATTAAAAGTTTTTGCAAATCAGTCCGGTATAGCCATCGAAAATGCAAAAATACACGAGACTATTGAAAGCCTGGCCACAAGAGACGGATTGACAAATATTTATAACCACCGTTATTTTCAGGAAGCGTTAAGGAAAGAACTTGAAAAGTCGGCCAAGTACAACCGGCCTCTAAGTTTGATATTTATAGACATTGACAATTTTAAAGACTACAATGATAAAAACGGCCACGTTGAAGGCGACGATTTGCTGAAAGAAATAACGCAATTATTCAGGGAAAATATCCGGGATGTTGATATACTGGCCCGCTATGGAGGCGAAGAATTTGTGATAGTCCTTCCGGAAACAAGCAGGGCCGATGCTTACCAGATTGCTGAAAAAGCCAGGAAAGCAGTAGAGGGCTATACTTTTAAACTTGCTGAAAGCCAATCTCAGGGCCGGATTACAGTAAGCATGGGCGTGTCGGCATTTCCTGAAGACGCATCCAGCCCAGAAACCTTGATAG
This genomic window from Elusimicrobiota bacterium contains:
- a CDS encoding sensor domain-containing diguanylate cyclase, which gives rise to MRRIFKRLIEEIEFSDWRPFFAWILFLVFSFFIENYLLKAFFMVAFTVIIAYSTYSTYRRNKYIKKMENFCKQITYINSLTEALRGSMKLEEVLTLILKNLIDGLNFDRALIYIVQQEHRPVVHYSAGYDKGGKFDYSYNVSLDKENSILARSIIEQQTYIITDAPNNFYCEQALVEKLNLKEFGLIPIVIKGRSVGVIFVDNYISKKKIDDDTIQALKVFANQSGIAIENAKIHETIESLATRDGLTNIYNHRYFQEALRKELEKSAKYNRPLSLIFIDIDNFKDYNDKNGHVEGDDLLKEITQLFRENIRDVDILARYGGEEFVIVLPETSRADAYQIAEKARKAVEGYTFKLAESQSQGRITVSMGVSAFPEDASSPETLIDIADKGLYKAKTIGKNRVCSYSQQ